From Patagioenas fasciata isolate bPatFas1 chromosome 15, bPatFas1.hap1, whole genome shotgun sequence, a single genomic window includes:
- the CYP2W1 gene encoding cytochrome P450 2W1 has product MSFLISYISDPASICLLCATVLLAVLYFSAGYKNSAFKFPPGPTPLPIIGNLHLVDLRRQDKSLMKLAEKYGPIFTLHFGFQKVVVLTGYEVVRDALVNYTEEFVDRPSIPIFDQIQNGNGLFFSIGELWRTTRRFTVSSMRNLGMGRKMLEGRIFEELHFLIEMIKSFKGEPFSLPSFNCAPINITFILLFGDRFDYKDPTFLTLLRLIDEVMILLGSPYLNYFNFYPFLGFLFKTHKIMLRKIDDVRAILRQYMKASREDVNENSVRSYVDALMFKQQEEKNKKDSLFHDDNLIASILDLVMAGTETIATTLQWCILLMMKYPEIQKKVQEEIGRNVKAGSWATYEDRKNMPFTNAVLHEVQRFITLLPHVPRCTAVDTHFRGYFLPKGIIVIPSLTSVLLDKTQWETPHQFNPNHFLDAEGNFVKREAFLPFSTGRRNCIGESLAKMELFVFFVGLLQTFTFQPQPGVSESDLDLTVPQTTFTLRPQPQATCAVLRE; this is encoded by the exons atgtcttttttaatttcatatatCTCTGATCCTGCATCAATTTGCCTGCTGTGTGCCACAGTATTATTAGCCGTACTCTATTTTTCAGCTGGCTATAAAAATTCAGCTTTTAAATTTCCTCCTGGTCCAACTCCTCTTCCGATCATTGGTAACCTGCACTTGGTGGATCTTAGAAGGCAAGATAAATCACTAATGAAG CTTGCGGAAAAATACGGCCCCATCTTCACCCTCCACTTTGGGTTCCAGAAAGTTGTGGTCCTGACCGGGTACGAAGTTGTGCGGGACGCGCTTGTGAACTACACAGAGGAGTTTGTAGACAGACCATCCATCCCAATATTTGACCAAATTCAGAACGGAAACG GTTTGTTCTTCTCCATCGGGGAGCTGTGGAGAACAACTCGGAGATTCACCGTGTCCAGCATGCGCAACCTCGGCATGGGGAGAAAGATGCTAGAAGGGAGGATTTTCGAGGAGCTTCACTTCCTTATTGAGATGATCAAGTCCTTCAAAG GGGAACCTTTCAGCCTGCCGTCCTTCAACTGTGCTCCGATCAACATCACCTTCATCCTGCTGTTCGGGGACAGGTTTGACTACAAGGACCCAACGTTTCTCACTCTCTTAAGACTCATAGATGAAGTCATGATTCTTCTGGGATCACCATATTTGAAC TATTTCAATTTCTACCCGTTCCTTGGATTCCTTTTCAAAACCCACAAGATTATGCTTCGGAAAATAGACGATGTGCGTGCCATTCTGAGGCAATACATGAAGGCAAGCAGGGAGGACGTCAACGAGAACAGCGTCAGGAGCTACGTTGATGCACTGATGTTCAAGCAACAAGAG gagaaaaacaagaaagacaGTCTCTTCCATGATGACAACTTAATAGCATCCATACTTGACCTGGTCATGGCGGGGACGGAGACCATAGCCACGACGCTCCAGTGGTGCATCCTGCTGATGATGAAATACCCAGAGATCCAAA AAAAGGTGCAGGAGGAGATCGGGAGAAACGTCAAAGCTGGAAGCTGGGCCACGTACGAGGATCGGAAGAACATGCCGTTCACCAACGCGGTGCTACACGAAGTGCAGAGGTTCATCACCCTGCTGCCCCACGTCCCTCGCTGCACTGCTGTCGACACCCACTTCAGGGGCTACTTCCTTCCCAAG GGTATAATTGTGATCCCGTCACTCACCTCAGTGCTGCTGGATAAGACACAATGGGAGACACCACATCAGTTCAACCCCAACCACTTCCTTGATGCTGAAGGGAATTTTGTGAAGAGAGAGGCTTTCCTGCCCTTCTCCACAG GGCGGAGGAACTGCATCGGAGAAAGCCTCGCCAAGATGGAGCTCTTTGTCTTCTTTGTAGGGTTGCTGCAGACATTTACTTTTCAACCCCAGCCAGGAGTTTCAGAGTCTGATTTGGACCTCACCGTCCCCCAAACCACTTTCACATTAAGGCCTCAGCCTCAGGCAACCTGTGCTGTCCTGCGTGAATGA
- the LOC136108563 gene encoding cytochrome P450 2K4-like, translated as MAIQSLLQHTVGSSLLFYLAAGLVALLYFLTSSKKSVCNLPPGPRPLPLIGNLNVVDLKKPFQSLTELSKIYGSVFTVHFGPRRAVVLAGYETIKDALLNHAEEFGERAEIPIFRQMTQGNGIAFSHGERWKTMRRFTLSTLRDFGMGKKTIEIRILEEVNSLIKYFESYHGKPFDTKMILNNAVSNVICSILFGERFEYDDPVFLTLLKMLNENVKLLGSPMVLLYNFYPSLGFLSGASRTVLQNIRELSAFLQKLFQEHEKEFNENNLTGFVDAFLMKQQQESKKPHTMFDNGNLLFSTLDLFAAGTETTSTTVRWGLLLMMKYPEIQRKIQEEMNHVVEPGELPKLEDRKKMPYTEAVIHEIQRFANLVPMSVSRSTPADVNFRGYVIPKGTEIIPLLTSALKDELHWKTPDQFNPSHFLDANGNFIRREAFIPFSIGRRACAGEGLAKMELFLFFTGLLRRFVFQPAPGVDKSDLDLTADVGFTLTPMPHLVCAVPYE; from the exons ATGGCCATACAGAGTTTGCTGCAGCACACGGTGGGCTCCAGCTTGCTGTTTTATTTGGCAGCAGGGCTGGTCGCTCTCCTTTACTTTCTTACCAGCTCCAAGAAGTCGGTTTGCAATCTGCCTCCCGGCCCACGGCCTCTTCCTCTGATCGGGAACTTGAACGTGGTGGACCTGAAAAAGCCGTTCCAGTCGCTGACAGAG CTCTCCAAGATATATGGCAGTGTCTTCACTGTGCATTTTGGACCCAGGAGAGCTGTGGTATTGGCTGGATACGAAACCATCAAGGATGCCCTTTTAAACCATGCTGAAGAATTTGGAGAGAGAGCAGAAATACCCATATTTAGGCAAATGACACAAGGAAATG GCATAGCATTCAGCCATGGAGAGCGATGGAAAACAATGAGGAGATTCACCTTGTCCACACTGCGAGATtttggaatgggaaagaaaaccatTGAGATCCGAATCCTGGAGGAAGTGAACTCCCTCATTAAATACTTTGAATCCTATCACG GGAAGCCATTTGATACGAAGATGATACTCAACAATGCTGTATCCAACGTCATCTGCTCTATATTGTTTGGAGAAAGGTTTGAATATGATGATCCTGTATTCCTAACTTTATTGAAGATGCTAAATGAAAATGTTAAGCTGTTGGGCTCCCCTATGGTGCTG TTATATAATTTCTACCCATCGCTTGGATTCCTCTCTGGAGCTTCCAGGACTGTGCTACAGAACATCCGTGAACTGAGCGCTTTTCTCCAGAAGCTTTTCCAGGAGCACGAAAAAGAGTTTAATGAAAATAACTTAACGGGCTTTGTCGATGCCTTTCTGATGAAGCAACAACAG GAATCAAAGAAACCCCACACTATGTTCGACAATGGAAACCTGTTGTTTTCGACCCTGGACCTCTTTGCCGCTGGGACTGAGACCACTTCCACGACTGTGCGCTGGGGTCTTCTTCTGATGATGAAGTACCCAGAAATTCAGA GAAAGATTCAGGAAGAAATGAACCACGTCGTTGAACCAGGAGAGCTGCCCAAGCTGGAGGACCGGAAAAAAATGCCATACACAGAGGCAGTGATACATGAAATACAAAGGTTTGCCAATCTCGTCCCAATGAGCGTATCACGATCAACTCCCGCCGATGTGAATTTCCGAGGTTATGTGATTCCTAAG GGTACGGAGATTATTCCGCTGCTGACCTCCGCTCTGAAGGACGAGTTACACTGGAAAACCCCGGACCAGTTCAACCCTTCTCACTTCCTGGATGCCAACGGGAACTTCATTAGGAGAGAGGCATTTATTCCATTCTCCATAG GACGAAGGGCTTGCGCTGGAGAAGGACTGGCCAAGATGGAGCTGTTCCTCTTCTTCACGGGCTTGCTCCGCAGGTTTGTTTTCCAACCTGCTCCGGGAGTGGATAAGTCAGACCTGGATCTCACTGCTGACGTGGGCTTCACCCTGACCCCCATGCCTCACCTGGTCTGTGCTGTGCCCTATGAATGA
- the COX19 gene encoding cytochrome c oxidase assembly protein COX19 isoform X3: MSTAMNFSAKSFKPRPPDKGAFPLDHFGECSAFKERFMECLRDSGYESGACRQRAMAYLQCRMDRRAAGPGRGGGGWSLLPSSK; this comes from the exons ATGTCCACCGCCATGAACTTCAGTGCCAAGAGCTTCAAGCCGCGGCCGCCGGACAAAGGCGCCTTTCCGCTGGATCACTTCG GGGAGTGCAGCGCCTTCAAGGAGCGGTTCATGGAGTGTCTGCGGGACAGCGGCTACGAGAGCGGGGCCTGCCGGCAGCGCGCCATGGCCTACCTGCAGTGCCGCATGGACAGgcgagcggccgggccgggccggggcggcgggggttggtctcttctcccaagtagcaagtga